ACCTTCACTGGTGAAGGCCACGTAGGAGGGGGTAATTCGGTTTCCCTGGTCATTGGCAATAATCTCCACGCGTCCATTCTTGAACACTCCAACACTGCAAGAAAACAGTTTGAATTTAGTCTGAATGCCATTTTATTCCACTGTGGCATCATGTCACTATTTAAAGATTTTAACGTGACTTGTTACCATGAGTATGTGGTCCCCAGATCAATCCCAACCACAGTCCCCACGTTGTCCTTCTTATCATCATCGTCGGCGGCAAACACTGTGCCGACTAACAGCATCACAACCCACAACAGCttcatctttgtttgtttgctctccAATCTACaaggaaaatgcagaaaataaatacaacgTAAATCAACGTGGCTTTGAAATCAATAAGTGGACTAAGCCTCCCGAGTTCATGAAGCTAGCAGCTAATGGTACTGATGTGATTTGCTGAGCTCCAGAACCATAGCAGATTTGAAGTTGGTCTTAGATAATAAATACTATAAACATTTTTGACTACGTTATTGTACCTAGAGTATAATAAGTCCAATCCGTTTTGGcaacttaaaatattttgacaAAACTGTGATGTAACATTGGTTGCAATTCCTACCACCTTCTTGGCCAGCTcctcttaaaaaacaacaacaaccacattttattcttagtggcaatttaaaaacaaaaaaatattttattctaagtggtaattaaaaaataatcaacaaataaaacatatttcaaAGTCACTcggcatttttaaatattattctttcctttttcttaaacACTGACTACTtcgtgataaaaaaaaaaagtattgttgaaaatgtaaaaaatgatcATGCTGATGATAGACGTTTTAACCTTCATATATAAATCTGTGACGCACTTGCCCCTGTTGTCAGTTTAGCTCACTCCGTTTAGACGCACCAACATGAATCCCAGTTTGAAGCCGCCGGTTCGAGTCTTACCTTCGCCAATTTGTAGTTGAGGTCTTGATAGCGtcttttttacaaaataaaacagtataaGCAACGATAACCTCCAAAAGTTCCAATACTGTGAAGCAAACTGTGTCTATTTTGTCTATTTCACATAATTGCATCTGTGAAATCGTGTATATATAGAAGCCTTCATAAACAAGTCGTCACGCTTTCCCGGTTTTGAGGCTCGCTATTGGTTGAGCTGCTGTTTGGTGGAAGGCGCTGATTGGTTTCGTCTAGCGCGCTGGCTGCACCTGATTTGCACATATCAGGTTTAGGCGACGTCACCGTTTGTGCcgaagtgtgagtgtgtgaatgtaacGCCACAAGTATGTAAAAATAAGTGAATGtatgtataaatgtataattACCTCCGCCAAGGCAGTTATATTTTTGTCAGTCTCCCACTTAAAACTTTTGATAGAAATCTGATAAACCTTCGTAGGAGTGTAGTGTGAGTTcatgttaacaacacattaAAATCGGCCTTGCATACACTCAGGTCTTCATTGTAAACTTAATGACCTATTGGTCTATTGGTGGAAAATTGCCAAAAGCCTTATAACTTAGACTCTAAAGATTTTAAATGTCATACCAAAtttaacctttgacctctctTTCAAGTTCAAAAGATTAATCTGAAAGTCAGAGGTATAATGCTACATGGagatatttaaaatgataataGGTTTTCAGACTGCCAAGAACATGTTGAGGTGGGACACTTTTTGAGTATAACTGATTCATTTTATCGTGACTTTCTTAAGTATGTTACAGTAACAAATGATAATCGTTTAAATATATAGCAATAGGCATACATGTACAATGTTTCTAAATAACTATTATGTTTTTACAAAAACTAACTTTTTTCACTTGATAAATTATCGCTAAacatttaaaccattttttctaaacatttcaacaaatagaatacaaaatacaatactattcccttaaaagtaaatactgcgctttctatctatctatctatctatctatctatctatctatctatctatctatctgcctgtctgtctgtctgtctgttatgCCATACAACCATAAGATAATTCTATCTTTATGCTTTTTATTGCTGGCAGCCTGTTGCAGAAACACAATTTTTGTTCCAATTTTTTTCAGTTCCTACTACAACTACCATAAATGCCAAATATatcacagtttgacagacaaaatttgtatttttgcaccGACATTTTTGcacccaaagagctattaggtgaaaacttggcatatgtCTGCATGGTTTGTAGATTGTTTATAAAATATCAGAAGAAGATGAACAAGTGGaggaccaaaataaaaaaaaatttcaggcCTAAAAATCTACCGCAGGTGAATATTGCCTGAAAGTCATGaccttaagaaacaggaaaaaatccagcaaacacctgacacaggacctgagaaatGCATCTAGCTTTTCAActgatccatctgctgtttattgaagcctcatcagaaatggtctaaGTTGAGGGGTGGCtctcaagaagccattcttaaagaagggaagcagggagaaaaggctgaggtatacCAAATAACACAGGTACTGgattgaaaatcagtggcaacaggtctgttGGAGTgattaatgaaaaaatgaaatctttGATGTAAATCCTCATCGATATGTACAGAGAAGGACAGGACAGAGCTACAACAGAGAGAACCCACAGCCACCTGTAATACACAGTGGAGACTATGTTATGTTTTCGAGGAGCATTTCAGACAGTGGCAttgaagcttcttttttttttaactggtgGAATTCTGAACGCAGAAAGGtacagtcagattttgatccaccttGTTGAAAGCATCTAATTGGCAACGGCtttattttcagcatgacagtgatcccagTATACccccagtgcagtaaaagcagacCTGGATTTAAAGCACACAAACAATGgaacacaaccagtcattgattggCTTCCCCAgtgcctggacctcaacattattcaagcagtgtgggatcatcttgacagagaatgaaaacagccaacatccaaacacagctttaaatgtctttcaagaagtttaagttttcaaaataagatacctgattctttaatatttttattaaggGGGACAAAAAGCACACATTTTAAATATCAAGGGGCATGTATTCTCTGCATTGCCcctgaaattatgtttttttgctgctgtaaaTTATGCCTTTCTGGTTTCAGTTTGAACAAATGATATGaaaaatatatgtttatatgacagtaattatttttttctctgtccatCACTTTCGTGTAAATCTGTTGCAGTGTCTTCTACTTGGTCCCAACCTGAAACACAAGACAGGCACCCTCCAGCCACACGTGATCACATCATTGTAGCGGTGGATTCAAAGATCTATATTCATTCACTATGTCAACACACATGCAGCATAATTGTTCAGAGTATCACTGCATTGCACTGGGATGATATAAAAATATCTGTTAAATTATCTTTAAAGGGAACGTGAAGTGGGAGAAAGTGCAGGCCAAAGGAGATATTCCACCAGGAGTAGCTGCCCACTCAGCTGTTGTGCTGGGCaagaacatttacatatttggAGGGATGACAGCAGATGGAGCAAGCAACTCCATGTACAGATTTAACACTGGTACACTGTCTttaagccatttttttttttaaccctataTAAATACGGTATTTTAGTTGTTTACAAACATCCAAGTatgattgtttttatattttctgctTGCAGACAAATGTAGATGGCTCCTAATGAAATTCAAAGGAGCTCTGCCACAAAAACATCTTGACCACTCCATGTGTATATTTCCCTGGACAGTGTGTGATGATGGGAATCCAGAGGAGGTGCAAGCCAACAGACCAGCACCCCCTGAGGCAATAAACATGTTATTTGTATTTGGAGGCATGAATACTCTGGGTACCATATATATTgaattttgtaaaataaaaaaaataaaaaaagatgtaggaataaaatatttgacataattacatttaaagctACCATTaaatgctgaaagaaaaaaaaaaaaaaaaaaaaaaaaaaaaggttaaatgcTTCTCATTCATGTACAAAATTGAAATTTCATACACTGAAAGATGAAGTTTTCAGAGGGTTGACTTTACCAATGTGGAACCTGAAACTATAAAATAAGACCGGACAGAAAACAGTTTGTATCAAACATTTATTTCAATTGTCTTTCCAGAAGTACAATGACCAGattcaataaataaacttttgcaCTGCCTGTGAACATAAAGAGCCCTTCATCCCACAGACACCATATTCAGTGTACCCACAAAACCCACCCGCCCCACCCAACTACATCCCTCCCCATCAGGACTGCCTGAGAACAGCAGCAACAAGCCTCATATCCAGGCTGACAAATATCTCCGCCTTCCAGCGAAGAGAACACGTCTCACACACTGAAACTTGTTTTAAAGTCTTTCAGGAAATTCAGTATGGTCACTTGTTATTGTCAGCCCCTTCCCGACCACTCCTCTCACAATTTGAGTCCCATCAGTCCAATATGTACACCAACATGCCAGAGGGCCAAGGAGCGACAAGACTTCAGACCTGCCTACAACTCATCCTTCTCATCTTGCTCACTGCCCTCTGGTGGTGGACCACCTGCACTACCGTAGAGCTTGGTGATAATGGGCTGAACCACCTCCTCAAGCTCCTTCTTCTTGGCCTGGAACTCATCCAGGTCAGCATCTTGGTGGGATTCCAACCATTCAATCTTCTCCTCCACTGCTTTCTCAATGGACTCCTTATCGTCATCTGACAGCTTGCCACCAAGCTTCTCCTTGTCACCGATCTGGTTCTTCAGGGAGTATGCGTAGCTCTCCAGCTCATTGCGAGCGTCGATCCTCTCCTTCAGCTTCTTATCTTCGTCAGCAAAGCGTTCTGCGTCGTTCACCATGCGCTCGATGTCCTCGGGCGTTAGCCGGTTCTGGTCATTTGTGATTGTGATCTTGTTCTTGTTGCCTGTGCCCTTGTCCTCAGCAGTGACACGCAGAATGCCGTTGACATCAATCTCAAAGGTGACTTCAATCTGCGGTACACCGCGAGGAGCAGGGGGGATGCCAGTCAGGTCAAAGGTACCCAGGAGATGGTTGTCTTTGGTCAAAGGACGCTCAcctaagagaaataaaaaaagtcaaTTAGACTTGTGGAACTTATTTATTTCACTGTCACGGGTTTCTTGTCATTGGAGTCTTTGTATAAAAACACTATTTGGGAAATTTAAAGAATAATATCCAAACTCTTACCTTCATAGACTTTGATGGTGACAGTAGGCTGGTTATCAGAGGCTGTAGAAAAGATCTGAGCTTTTTTGGTGGGCACCACAGTGTTTCTGGGGATCAGCTTGGTCATTACTCCTCCAACAGTCTCAATACCAAGGGTCAGGGGGCACACATCCAGAAGAACCACATCACCTGCAAGTGAAGGAAAATGTTTAGTAAACAGGACCACATTTGAAAGCTCACCCCTGTTTCAAAGAATATCTCTAAAAGTGATGACTCAccagtgtcctcctctccaGAAAGCACGCCAGCCTGCACAGCAGCTCCGTATGCCACAGCCTCATCAGGGTTAATGCCTCTAGATGGCTCTTTGCCGTTGAAAAACTCCTTCACCAGCTGCTGGATTTTGGGGATACGGGTGGAGCCTCCAACCAGGACAATCTCATCAATGTCAGGCTTCTTCAAGTCAGAATCTTCCAGCACCTTCTGTACAGGCTTCATGGTGGAACGGAACAGGTCCTGGGTTTTGAAGAACACACAGGTTAAAAAAGCTCGGTCAACAGTTTCTCCCATAATGTTTGATACGCAATATTTTCAGAACCAAATTAATATCTTACCATGTTCAGCTCCTCAAACTTGGCACGAGTCAGGGTCTCAGAGAAGTCCTCTCCCTCAAAGAAAGACTCGATCTCAATGCGGGCTTGGTGCTGGGCAGACAGCGCCCTCTTGGCCTTCTCGACCTCGCGACGCAGCTTCTGCACAGCACGGTTGTCTTTGCGCACATCTTTTCCAGTCTTTTTCTTGTACAGCTTGATGAAGTGCTCCATGACACGCTGGTCAAAGTCCTCTCCTCCCAGATGAGTGTCACCGTTGGTGGCCACCACTTCGAAAACACCGTTGTCAATGGTCAGAAGAGAGACATCAAAGGTGCCACCGCCCAGATCGAACACAAGAATGTTCTTCTCTCCGTCCTTCTTGTCCAGGCCATAAGCAATAGCAGCAGCAGTTCTAAAGAATACAATGAGAGTTTATTAGAAGGGAGTGCAGAGATATTCTTTGGAGTTTCAAATTGCAAATTCATTTTGACTGGATGCTTACGGCTCATTGATGATTCGCATAACATTCAGACCAGCAATGGTACCAGCATCCTTAGTGGCCTGGCGCTGGGCATCGTTGAAGTAGGCGGGGACAGTGACCACAGCATGTGTGACCTGAGGAAAAAGGATAAAGTTAGATTTGATGATACaccatttaattaaaattttccCTGTTTTACAGTCTCTGACTTTTTGTACCTTCTTGCCCAGGTAAGCCTCAGCAGTCTCCTTCATCTTAGTCAGCACCATAGCAGAGACCTCCTCGGGAGCAAAGGTCTTCATCTGACCACCACCAATGTCAACCTGGATATGGGGCTTGCTCTTCTTCTCAGTAACCTTCAGAGGAAAACATATCAATATTAATTTAACAACAATTTAGCTCAAACATGACCCACAGAACAAGCAACTACAAGTTCTACTTTCAGTTTACAAGCTCACCTTGAAGGGGAAGTACTTGATGTCCTGCTGCACAGACGAGTCACCCCATGTGCGACCAATGAGCCTCTTGGCATCAAAGATGGTGTTCTCAGGGTTAGAGGTCAGCTGATTCTTGGCAGCATCACCGATCAGACGCTCACCTTCACTGGTGAAGGCCACGTAGGAGGGGGTAATTCGGTTTCCCTGGTCATTGGCAATAATCTCCACACGTCCATTCTTGAACACTCCAACACTGcaagaaaacagtttaaatttaGTCTGAATGCCATTTTATTCCACTGTGGCATCATGTCACTATTTAAAGATTTTAACGTGACTTGTTACCATGAGTATGTGGTCCCCAGATCAATCCCAACCACAGTCCCCACGTTGTCCTTCTTATCATCATCGTCGGCGGCAAACACTGTGCCGACTAACAGCATCACAACCCACAACAGCttcatctttgtttgtttgtacttAAATCTACAAGCAGATCTGCAGAAAAGAAATACAACGTAAGATATTAGGTGGGTTCAGCCTCCCAAGTTCCATTAGCCAGAAACTAACGGTACTGCGTAATGTCACTTGCTGAGCTTGCAGACCCACGGCAGACTAAAAGTTGGTCTTGGcaaaaaaatataacaggaaaAATGAATTCTCGATAAAATAAGATGGATCACCAGTCAATCATTCCATCATTACCACCACCCCACTGCCAATTCCCCGGTATCTTGCTAACTACGCTACCATGCCTAGCAGACATGTAGGGGGAAACCACCATGCTAGAACATTCCAAACTACATCCTGTTTATTATATTTAGGTTACCGAGTATGTACAGTTCATTCAGAGGACAGTAGTGTAGTTACATTTCAGCTGGTTTATTTGTCAATATTTAGCTTAACCGGTTTTAtcttaataaaacattttgcagaaaatggaaaatacagCTATGCTTCATTATCATATTCATATTAACGCTTTAGACATACCTTAACAGAAGTACAACCAATGATTTAACGGCCTTTGCGTTTCCTCTACCGGTAAGAGTCGCTTAGAGCAAACTGTATCTCCTTCAAATCTTTACTTGTCTAGAATAATGCTGGACGAAATGTGGTCTCTCCATATATAAGCCGTCACTTCTTTCCCGTCGTGGAGGCTCGCGATTGGCTGAGCTGTTGCTCGTTGGAACACGCTGATTGGTTTCATTCAGCACGCTGGCCGCCGCTGATTTGCACACATCAGGTTGAAACGACGTCACCGTATGTGTCCACTGCGCCGACGCTGATTGGCTGTCTGTCAAGGGCAGTCCTGAACACAGTTGGTGCAGCTACATGCCACTCTCAAGGCCGGGGGGTGGGTGCATTTCTCGCACTTCAGACATTTACAAATTTTTGCtgcaataatttatttttttttgcaatggcCCACCAAGTGTTAGATTTGTAATCTTAATTTTGCGGTTTTAAGGCGTGTCATTACGAGGAGATAGTGATGCAATTGTGATTAGTAATGACTAACTGCAATGAGTATGAAAATCCAAATCCTTTGTGTGATTGTGGTGAATCTGACAGGAAATCTTGTACCAGGTGAACTGGGTTGTCTGGGTGTTTCCTCAGTGAATGTACAAGTCTTAGCCAAAGACTTCAGATACATGTGATCACACTGATTTCAATTTGGTTGGAATCTTTTGCACACATAAGAAGGTAACATAAACTGGCGCATTCAGTTGGGTTTCAATTCAATCAACAAGACAAATATTTGATTAAAAGGTCAAGGAAGCTGACTGCCACTGTCAAGATATGATCCTTGGCAAGTGTCCCAATATATTTCAGCCAAAATATAAGGCTATGATTtggatattttaaaaacacatcaactAATTGCAAGAATTTTCTAGAATCCAAAATCATTACATGGATAGAATTGAACTGATCTGCTTTCTCCTACTGTGATTTATCCAAATTCTTCTATTGACACACTGATATATTTCCAGAAGGTTCCTGAACTAAACCGGTTGTACTGTCAGGAAGAATGTagaaaagtcataaaattataaaatatcaGTGTAGCAGCTAAGTTTTgtctatttgttttatttatttatttacagtgtttccCATAAAAACCATAAACACTTCTGTGTTTAGATTTAAAACCTCTTACTTACTGGCCTCCAATTCTGATAATGTTTTATGGGAGAAAAACAACTGAACATCAGATTACAgtgtttcatctttttctttattgttttaaggTAATGCAACATGTTTTATTAGCCCTTTTCAGACTTTGCAGGGATTTCTACAGAACATTTTAATATTCTAATCAAAGGATACCCTCATTTTAAAGCTAATGCTGATGCACTGAAAGGCATATTGTTACAGAGAAGCCTTCAGTTCCTGTTAGTAGaattcattatattttattcaagAAAATCTAAAAGATGCATTTATATTCTTTATAAGGTCCTTATACTGTCAGGCAGCTTACTATTTGTGTCATTCATATCCACTTTCTTTGTgttacaaacaaaagcaaaactgaCCTGTAGACTTGAAAGACAATGATGACTCATTAAGACTTAAACTACACAGGGCAGTGAAACAAACCAGATGGAAAATTCTGAgttaaatgtgtcattttctttGAATACAATTAAACTTTTTACTTGGACTGTTAAatctggtaaaaaataaaaataaaaaataaaaagagagagagagagagagagttggaTATCATAATTAACACTAGGAGGAGCCATGTTGCTAAATCAAGGAGGAAGTGATCAGTATAGCCCTTCATACAGGTTATTACAATATAACGACTACTGGCATTGTTTTCGCCTTGTGTTTGTTGTATGGAAACCCCTTTCTGATACGCTTTCTATTAATATGAATTAATAGATTGAGATTTTGTAGagtttttttctcatatttgtttgtaaatagtttgaatgtCCCTTAAGgagcctgaagaactattctTTAAGACTATTTAAAGGAATGACAAGAAATCAGCCTAAGAGCGTTCTGACTGTgtggaagaataaaggtggtcattcCAAATAgagactttcaagcttgtttgtACAGAATTGTTAGAATTTTCCTTATATTCcatattttcttttatgtaAGGTAGGATCAAGACTTTTTCCACAGTACTACACTTCATTACACCCGTGGTAAATTTACATATAACAAAAagaaattgaaagaaaaaagtcatttttcaaaatatataataagATACGGTACATTTCTCTTTTTGTAATGAATGTAACCTACAAAATAATAGACTATATTTATCTTAATTATAGAGAAACACAAATGTAAAGTAGCAACAACTACAGACAATGAGAGCAGCCGACAACCACATAACAAAAATGTTAATACATGTTGTCGTAAACTCTGTCGAAAATAAtactttatatattatatataacaaaagaaaaaaaaacatgtttcaggcTAATTTATGTGAGGTTGTAGGCTCACGGCCATAAACTGTATGAAGATGTTTTATGATATGATAAGGGCACAGCTTGAGCTCTGCGCCACCTACTGGCTGAGACGCGTATGAGCGCCAAGCTGATGACGTGGATCGCTCAGTTGACCACCAGAGCAGCAGGATGGCCGACCAGAGTAGGCAAATAAAACTCGCTGCAGCTAAGAAAAAGGTAAAGTATTTTACAATCAACGCAGTCACATATCGCGGAAAGTGTAGTTCCCACTTTGTGTACACAAGTCtgtgttaactctgttttcttgtcttttcgTTATGTATATTTTTACGGGGCAAGGGTGTTGTCATTACACGTCGCCCGAGTACTGCACTGTCGCTTGTCCGACATCCTCCGCTCCTCTCGCGGCTCTGTTGCGTAGGAGAGACCGATGTTTTATCGGGGCCTCTGGTGATAGCATTAACTTTCCCAGATTATGTAGACTATTTTTAGTTAGTAGAGACACGCATAGTATCCCACGCTGTTTATTTACTCGCAGATTAACTTGCA
This Astatotilapia calliptera chromosome 7, fAstCal1.2, whole genome shotgun sequence DNA region includes the following protein-coding sequences:
- the LOC113025681 gene encoding endoplasmic reticulum chaperone BiP-like; this encodes MKLLWVVMLLVGTVFAADDDDKKDNVGTVVGIDLGTTYSCVGVFKNGRVEIIANDQGNRITPSYVAFTSEGERLIGDAAKNQLTSNPENTIFDAKRLIGRTWGDSSVQQDIKYFPFKVTEKKSKPHIQVDIGGGQMKTFAPEEVSAMVLTKMKETAEAYLGKKVTHAVVTVPAYFNDAQRQATKDAGTIAGLNVMRIINEPTAAAIAYGLDKKDGEKNILVFDLGGGTFDVSLLTIDNGVFEVVATNGDTHLGGEDFDQRVMEHFIKLYKKKTGKDVRKDNRAVQKLRREVEKAKRALSAQHQARIEIESFFEGEDFSETLTRAKFEELNMDLFRSTMKPVQKVLEDSDLKKPDIDEIVLVGGSTRIPKIQQLVKEFFNGKEPSRGINPDEAVAYGAAVQAGVLSGEEDTGDVVLLDVCPLTLGIETVGGVMTKLIPRNTVVPTKKAQIFSTASDNQPTVTIKVYEGERPLTKDNHLLGTFDLTGIPPAPRGVPQIEVTFEIDVNGILRVTAEDKGTGNKNKITITNDQNRLTPEDIERMVNDAERFADEDKKLKERIDARNELESYAYSLKNQIGDKEKLGGKLSDDDKESIEKAVEEKIEWLESHQDADLDEFQAKKKELEEVVQPIITKLYGSAGGPPPEGSEQDEKDEL